DNA from Elaeis guineensis isolate ETL-2024a chromosome 2, EG11, whole genome shotgun sequence:
aaaaatattattcttattaatttataaaatttatttatactaaaaatatatataaatttataatttttataatctataattatataaaaaattatataaatattttatttaatatataattttataaattaattattaatgaattaattatataaataatttatgaatttataatttaatttaaatagttaattaatattatataaatactaattaaaaatagtaaatataaatagagaaataaaaaataatttaattatttaattataattataaaaattatatattaaaattaaaataatgactaataaaaattaatagtatataattaatagtatatataaaaatatatataaataatacgaATGAAAAGTAAAGAAGTACCGtagctttataaaaaaaaatgagtAATTTTgttaatataaaaatctattcttcAATGCTctattcattttttctttatcCTCTCAATTTGGAAGGATGTAAATTGGTGGGTTAGATTGGATGGGTAATCCTTCCTTTTTCATCTATTCTCTctgtaattttttgaatcaaatgattGATAGAGATTATCATCCTTCTAATCTCATCCATCTACTCTCTCGTAACCCTAACCAAACACAGGATAAAAGTGTAAATCGAAGTTTGGGCTGTTTTATAAGGGGATAAGCCCAGAGCCCATTTCTATATCGAAAAATTCTTTGCGCACCGTGGGTGGTGAAAAAAATCTGACGTAGAGCACACCATCTTATCTGATTGGTCCACATAGTCATTGCTTTCCAATATGCATTTAATACTCAtagatcgatttttttatttaaaaattttatatgataaaaatatctttgttctttgtaaaaattatgacatcctatgtccatattatgatattctgcatttagaaagtcataatttttattcacaagatgtcataatataatgtaaaatatgataatatgcacaaaatatcaaaattttttacaaagaatagaattattttcatcgttcaaaattttcaaatgaaaaatataaaattatagatattaaatatatatcaaaaaatgatccgataaaaatattttttttatattatcatgatatcttagatcatattataatatcttaaatCATAATATGTTACatggtgtcataattttttttaaaaataaaaatatttttattttataaaatttttaaataaataaattaatttttaaatattaaatatttattaaaaaataataattatatgggcCAAACGAATAAACGGTGCGCTCCGCGTCGGATTTTCTGCACCGCCCAGGTCGCTGGACCTCAGTGCTCCGCAGCCCCAAGTCAATTCTGGCCTCAAATCCGCCAACGGGACGCACGATTCCCCAAGCGTAAAACCACGGTAGTAGCGTCGCTGCTGTGAGTCTGAGCCTTAggttttagggttagggtttttccTTTCCGCTCTCCTCCGGCTATGGATCCCACCTCGAAGAAACGCAAGTCCGACGAGAACGGCGCCGTCGTGGCCTCTCCGGCCCTGCTGACGCCCGAGGATGCCCGCAAGATCGTGGAGCCCTTCACACGCGAGCATCTCCTTGACATCGTCCGGGAGGCCATGTGCCGCGACGCCGGCGTCCTTGACGCCGTCCGAGCCATTGCCGACCGTGACCCGGCCCAGCGCAAACTTTTCATCCGTGGCCTCGGCTGGGAGACCACCACCGAGTCTCTCCGCAACCTCTTCTCCTCGTACGGTGAGCTCGAGGAGGCTGTCGTCATCGTTGACAAGGCTACGGGCAAGAGCAAGGGCTACGGTTTTATCACCTTCCGCCACATCGATGGCGCTCTGCTTGCCCTCAAGGAGCCGTCCAAGAAGATCGACGGCCGCATGACCGTCACGCAGCTCGCCGCCGCCGGCACCACCGCCGCCGCTCCTCCCGCCATCGACGTCTCGCTGCGCAAGATCTATGTCGGAAACGTCCCCGCTGACATGCCCTCCGACCGCCTCCTCGCCCACTTCTCCTCCTACGGGGAGATTGAGGAGGGGCCGCTGGGGTTCGACAAGCAGACGGGAAAGTTCCGGGGGTTTGCGCTCTTCGTCTACAAGACAGCCGAGGGAGCTGGGGCATCGCTAGTCGACCCCACCAAGAACATCGATGGGCATCATCTGGTGTGCAAACTTGCGATTGACGGGAAGAAGGTAAAGCCAGGGGCTCCAGCCGCGGGTGCTGCTGCTCCGGTGGGTGGAGTCCAGGGCCAGCGGATGGGAGGCGGGGCTGATATCGGGGGGGATGGGCTCGGAATGGGTCACCAGTCCTCTTTGCCAGGTTCTTTCGGGGGTTACTCTGGCGGTGGGATACCAGGTGCTGCTGGTCTGGGTCAACATCATCA
Protein-coding regions in this window:
- the LOC105038935 gene encoding UBP1-associated protein 2C, whose translation is MDPTSKKRKSDENGAVVASPALLTPEDARKIVEPFTREHLLDIVREAMCRDAGVLDAVRAIADRDPAQRKLFIRGLGWETTTESLRNLFSSYGELEEAVVIVDKATGKSKGYGFITFRHIDGALLALKEPSKKIDGRMTVTQLAAAGTTAAAPPAIDVSLRKIYVGNVPADMPSDRLLAHFSSYGEIEEGPLGFDKQTGKFRGFALFVYKTAEGAGASLVDPTKNIDGHHLVCKLAIDGKKVKPGAPAAGAAAPVGGVQGQRMGGGADIGGDGLGMGHQSSLPGSFGGYSGGGIPGAAGLGQHHHPSSIGAGTPGLSSVGSQVPGAGGYGGGLGGPYGASSQYDGPGYGGFGGGSSLYRMPPSSVGMPSGGYPESGHYPLSSSAYQSQHRPPTGSSPGARVPSGGGLYQNPFY